The following nucleotide sequence is from Puntigrus tetrazona isolate hp1 chromosome 12, ASM1883169v1, whole genome shotgun sequence.
cgagagagaagaaaagagtAGAGCAAATGacctgactgactgactaacTGTTTCTAAATCCGGCTCTCCTTGCCAGAAGACACCACAGGAAGTCAGCATCACTGCCTCTTGCTCATGGTCATGCAGAGCAAGCTGTGAAAGCCTTCTCAGAGCTTGTACAGAACACAACCAAAAGGGACAAATTAGCGTGACATGCTGAACGGAGCTTCTAACAGCACAGAGCAAAGGCAAACACTCTTACAGTATAATAGGGGTGATGGTGAGAAACTTTCGAGAGGCGGTGAACTGGACCCCGTAGTCCATCTGTTCCCAGTGGGTCAGAAGCCGGGCCTTGCCTTGGTCTGGAGTCTCAAACGGCGTTCCTTTTACCGTGTGCAGGAAGATATACATGCACTATGGCAGAAAGACAGTCACAGAACAACATGACCTTTGGTACACTTCTTCAAAGCTCTCAGCAGATGTTGTGAAACTCTTAGGACAACAGCAAGAGCTGATCCATTTTGGGAGCAGGACAGCTAAGAAAGGCGATACAGGATGGCTCTGTTAGTCCAACACTGGCTGAAATTACAGAACCTGGAGTCAGCAACCGAACGGGCCAAAATTCAGCAAGAAAAAATGTTGCAGTTTCAGAGTTTCTGCAGCTGGGGACTGTCACAAaacaaatgatcattttaagcTTCTGCATCTTAAGAAAGCATCTGTGCTACATTTACGCTATGAAACCAATGCAATGGCTTTCTATCGGCAGGCTGGGAGTCAAAATGAGCTGTAGATCTGTCACAGGCTGTGACAACAGGAAATAACGAAGCTACAGTTTAAAACCGTAGTCATGGCTTGTCTATTTTAGCATTCACATCAATGCATG
It contains:
- the ormdl3 gene encoding ORM1-like protein 3 isoform X2, with the protein product MNVGTAHSEVNPNTRVMNSRGIWLSYVLGIGLLHIILLSIPFVSVPVVWTLTNLIHNLCMYIFLHTVKGTPFETPDQGKARLLTHWEQMDYGVQFTASRKFLTITPIILSEKAFTACSA